A genome region from Dysgonomonadaceae bacterium PH5-43 includes the following:
- a CDS encoding 2-dehydropantoate 2-reductase (product_source=KO:K00077; cath_funfam=1.10.1040.10,3.40.50.720; cog=COG1893; ko=KO:K00077; pfam=PF02558,PF08546; superfamily=48179,51735; tigrfam=TIGR00745) codes for MSSLQYGIIGTGGIGGFYGGMLAKAGNKVKFLFRSDYQYVLNNGLKIDSTLGNFVLPKVEAYNDTQAMGVCDVVLVCLKTTNNYMLKSLLPPLLHKNTLVILIQNGLGLEEDVVADFPELNIAGGMAFICSQKLGHGYISHLDYGKLTLAAYNNKALSVLSLVTNDFNEAGVTSEILPDLESARWRKLVWNIPYNGSTVVLNTTTEALMNNPVSESLMRDLMEEVVAAANACGIKYPIENSFIDEMLELTRNMTPYSPSMKLDYDNGRELEIKYIYSKPIEKAASVGYDMKKVNILEKQLLFLRK; via the coding sequence ATGTCATCTTTACAATATGGAATTATAGGAACCGGAGGAATTGGTGGTTTTTATGGTGGTATGCTTGCAAAGGCAGGCAATAAAGTTAAATTTTTGTTCAGGTCGGATTATCAATACGTTCTTAACAATGGCTTAAAAATAGATTCGACTTTAGGCAATTTTGTGTTGCCTAAAGTTGAGGCATACAATGATACACAAGCTATGGGCGTGTGCGATGTTGTTTTAGTTTGCCTTAAAACAACTAATAACTATATGCTTAAATCGCTATTGCCTCCGCTGTTGCATAAAAACACTTTAGTTATTCTCATTCAAAACGGATTGGGATTAGAAGAAGATGTTGTTGCAGATTTTCCTGAGTTAAACATAGCGGGAGGTATGGCTTTTATTTGTTCTCAGAAATTAGGTCATGGGTATATTTCTCATTTAGATTATGGAAAACTTACTTTGGCGGCATACAACAATAAGGCTTTATCTGTTTTATCGTTAGTTACAAATGATTTTAATGAAGCCGGAGTAACATCGGAAATACTGCCCGATTTAGAATCGGCTCGTTGGAGAAAACTTGTTTGGAATATCCCTTACAATGGGAGCACGGTTGTACTGAATACTACTACCGAAGCATTGATGAATAATCCGGTGTCGGAAAGTTTAATGAGAGACTTAATGGAAGAGGTTGTTGCTGCGGCAAACGCTTGCGGTATAAAATATCCGATTGAGAATTCGTTTATAGATGAAATGCTTGAACTGACACGCAACATGACCCCTTATTCGCCAAGTATGAAATTAGACTACGACAATGGTAGAGAGCTGGAAATAAAGTATATATATTCTAAGCCAATTGAAAAAGCTGCGAGTGTAGGATATGATATGAAAAAGGTTAATATACTGGAGAAACAGTTGTTATTTCTAAGAAAATAA
- a CDS encoding N utilization substance protein A (product_source=KO:K02600; cath_funfam=3.30.1480.10,3.30.300.20; cog=COG0195; ko=KO:K02600; pfam=PF08529,PF13184; smart=SM00316,SM00322; superfamily=47794,50249,54814,69705; tigrfam=TIGR01953): MAKKQAEPSMIETFADFKENKNVDRTTLISVLEESFRNVISKMFGSDENYDIIINPDKGDFEIWRNREVVADDELTDPNLQISLTEAQKIDADYEVGEEITDAVDFAGFGRRAVLNLRQALASKILELQKDSLYNKYKDQVGQIIAAEVYQIWKKEVLLLDDEGNELILPKTEQIPGDFFRKNETRRAVVVKVDNQNNNPKIILSRTSNLFMQRLFELEVPEINDGLITIKRIARIPGERAKIAVETYDDRVDPVGACVGHRGSRIHGIVRELCNENIDIINYTSNISLFIQRALSPAKISSIVIKEEEKRAEVFLRPEEVSLAIGKGGMNIKLASMLTEYTIDVFRDVEVEEEDIYLDDFSDEIEKWVIDALKSIGCYTAKNVLALTREEIIEKADLEEDTVDEILTILNAEFEEE; encoded by the coding sequence ATGGCGAAGAAACAGGCAGAACCAAGTATGATAGAAACATTTGCGGACTTTAAGGAGAACAAAAATGTAGATAGAACAACGCTGATAAGCGTGTTGGAAGAATCGTTCCGTAATGTTATAAGCAAAATGTTTGGTTCGGACGAAAACTACGATATTATCATTAATCCAGATAAAGGAGACTTTGAAATATGGAGAAATAGAGAAGTTGTTGCAGATGATGAATTAACCGATCCTAACTTGCAGATTTCATTAACCGAAGCTCAGAAGATAGACGCGGATTATGAAGTTGGCGAAGAAATTACTGACGCTGTAGATTTTGCAGGATTTGGTCGTCGTGCCGTTCTTAATTTACGTCAGGCTTTAGCTTCTAAGATTTTAGAATTACAAAAAGACTCACTATATAATAAATATAAAGATCAAGTAGGTCAGATTATTGCTGCCGAAGTATATCAGATTTGGAAAAAAGAAGTACTTTTGTTGGATGACGAAGGTAATGAATTAATACTTCCTAAAACAGAACAAATACCTGGCGACTTTTTCAGAAAGAACGAAACAAGAAGAGCCGTTGTAGTGAAAGTAGACAACCAGAATAATAATCCTAAGATTATACTTTCTCGCACATCTAATTTATTTATGCAACGCTTGTTTGAATTAGAAGTTCCAGAAATAAACGATGGACTTATAACTATTAAGAGAATTGCTCGTATACCAGGAGAGCGCGCTAAGATTGCCGTTGAAACTTATGATGATCGTGTTGATCCTGTAGGTGCTTGTGTTGGTCATAGGGGTTCTCGTATTCACGGTATTGTTCGTGAATTATGTAACGAAAATATCGACATTATTAATTACACATCAAATATATCTCTGTTTATTCAGAGAGCACTTAGTCCTGCCAAAATATCTTCTATAGTAATAAAAGAAGAAGAAAAAAGAGCTGAAGTATTTCTTCGACCCGAAGAAGTTTCGTTGGCTATTGGTAAAGGCGGTATGAATATTAAATTAGCAAGTATGCTAACGGAATATACAATAGATGTATTCCGCGATGTAGAAGTTGAAGAAGAAGACATCTACTTAGATGACTTCTCTGACGAAATAGAAAAATGGGTTATCGACGCATTAAAGAGCATTGGTTGTTACACAGCGAAAAATGTTTTAGCTTTAACGCGTGAAGAAATTATTGAAAAGGCGGATTTAGAGGAAGACACTGTTGATGAAATCCTTACAATCCTGAATGCAGAGTTTGAAGAAGAATAA
- a CDS encoding translation initiation factor IF-2 (product_source=KO:K02519; cath_funfam=2.40.30.10,3.30.56.50,3.40.50.10050,3.40.50.300; cog=COG0532; ko=KO:K02519; pfam=PF00009,PF03144,PF04760,PF11987; superfamily=50447,52156,52540; tigrfam=TIGR00487), giving the protein MSIRLNKVTKNLNVGLTTVVSFLNAKGHPTEENPNTKISDEEYEMLVREFSKDKNLKLESEKISQERSQKEKKVSVAVDGYKEAKEEIKVEVPEEAKPKFVVKGKLDLDSLEKKKKTTKKPVVEKKKEETPIENKEETKEIKETITVPKSEEIAIKVEQTQKMDELQEEITTQTKKEAVIDKPETMVEQPEALSGEAEQGESAEDSGVFRLSSPQIKREVKVLGSIDLTSINSSTRPKKKTKEEKKKERAEKNKKTTKPVESKKVGSDNAQPERTDKPLLVKKGDVTGDAKKAKRNRIQREKIDIEKGVSAPKPESQKLKLRKPAHKAEVSDEDVQKQIKETLARLTNKGQKKGAKYRKEKREANRQEQFDSESEVNNTIKITEFVTANELANMMNIPVIQVISTCMSVGIMVSINQRLDAETINLVAEEFGYKTEYVSAEVVEAINEEEDREEDLLPRSPIVTVMGHVDHGKTSLLDNVRNTNVIAGEAGGITQHIGAYNVKLADGRKITFLDTPGHEAFTAMRARGASVTDIAIIIVAADDNVMPQTKEAINHAAAANVPIVFAINKIDKPGANPEKIKETLASMNYLVEDWGGKYQSQDISAKQGIGVPELLEKVLLEAELLDLKANPNRKAVGSVIESSLDKGRGYVVTVLVQNGTLKQGDVILAGTHYGRVKAMFNERNQRITEAGPAEPVLILGLNGAPQAGDVINVMETEQEARDIATKREQLQREQGLRTQKLLTLDDIGRRIAIGNFQQLNIIVKGDVDGSVEALSDSLINLSTEQIQVNVIHKGVGQISESDIILAAASDAIIVGFQVRPSQAARKLADKEGVDVRLYSIIYDTIEEVKAAMEGMLSPEIKEEITANVEVQEVFKITKVGTVAGCLVREGKIKRGNKIRIIRDGIVVYAGELGSLKRFKEDVKEVSQGYECGLNIHNYNDIKVGDIVEAYEETEVKQKL; this is encoded by the coding sequence ATGTCTATAAGATTAAATAAAGTTACGAAAAATTTGAATGTAGGATTGACCACCGTTGTGAGTTTTCTCAACGCTAAGGGGCACCCTACAGAGGAAAATCCTAATACTAAAATTAGTGATGAGGAGTATGAAATGCTCGTTAGAGAATTTAGTAAGGATAAAAACCTGAAACTGGAATCTGAAAAAATTAGTCAAGAACGCAGCCAGAAAGAAAAAAAAGTTAGCGTTGCCGTAGATGGTTATAAAGAAGCGAAGGAAGAAATTAAAGTGGAAGTTCCAGAAGAGGCTAAGCCTAAGTTTGTAGTTAAAGGTAAGTTGGATTTAGACTCGTTAGAGAAGAAAAAGAAAACAACAAAAAAACCAGTTGTTGAAAAAAAGAAAGAAGAAACTCCCATCGAAAATAAAGAGGAAACTAAAGAGATTAAGGAAACAATTACAGTTCCCAAATCGGAAGAGATTGCTATAAAGGTGGAACAAACTCAAAAAATGGACGAATTGCAAGAAGAAATTACCACTCAAACTAAAAAAGAGGCAGTAATAGATAAGCCAGAAACAATGGTTGAACAACCAGAGGCTTTAAGTGGCGAAGCAGAACAAGGGGAATCTGCAGAAGACAGTGGTGTTTTCCGCTTATCAAGTCCTCAAATAAAAAGAGAAGTAAAGGTTTTAGGCTCTATAGACTTAACCTCAATAAATTCATCTACTCGCCCTAAAAAGAAGACTAAAGAAGAAAAGAAAAAAGAACGAGCAGAAAAGAACAAGAAAACTACTAAACCTGTCGAATCTAAGAAGGTTGGCAGTGATAATGCTCAGCCTGAAAGAACGGACAAACCTCTTCTTGTAAAGAAAGGTGATGTGACTGGTGATGCAAAAAAAGCAAAAAGAAACAGAATACAAAGAGAGAAGATAGACATCGAAAAAGGTGTTTCTGCTCCTAAACCTGAAAGTCAGAAACTGAAACTTCGCAAACCTGCACATAAAGCAGAGGTTAGCGATGAAGATGTTCAAAAACAAATAAAAGAAACTTTAGCTCGTCTAACCAATAAAGGTCAGAAAAAAGGTGCTAAATATAGAAAAGAAAAAAGAGAAGCAAACAGACAAGAGCAATTCGATTCGGAATCGGAAGTTAATAACACAATTAAGATTACGGAGTTTGTTACTGCTAACGAGTTAGCAAATATGATGAACATTCCTGTGATACAAGTTATTTCTACTTGTATGTCTGTTGGTATAATGGTTTCTATAAATCAACGATTAGATGCTGAAACAATAAATCTTGTAGCTGAAGAGTTCGGATACAAAACAGAATATGTAAGTGCCGAAGTTGTTGAGGCTATAAACGAGGAGGAAGACAGAGAGGAAGATTTACTACCTCGCTCTCCTATCGTAACCGTAATGGGACACGTTGACCACGGTAAAACTTCTCTTCTTGATAATGTGCGTAACACTAATGTTATTGCAGGAGAAGCCGGAGGTATTACGCAACACATAGGTGCGTATAACGTTAAATTAGCCGACGGAAGAAAAATAACATTCTTAGATACTCCTGGTCACGAAGCCTTTACGGCTATGCGTGCTCGTGGGGCAAGCGTTACAGATATTGCTATCATCATTGTTGCAGCCGACGATAACGTGATGCCTCAGACTAAAGAGGCAATTAATCACGCTGCTGCAGCTAATGTGCCTATAGTATTTGCTATTAATAAAATAGACAAGCCTGGAGCTAATCCTGAAAAAATAAAAGAAACATTAGCATCTATGAATTATCTTGTTGAAGATTGGGGTGGTAAATACCAATCGCAAGATATTTCAGCTAAACAAGGTATTGGTGTTCCTGAATTATTAGAAAAGGTTCTTTTAGAAGCAGAATTGTTAGACTTGAAGGCTAATCCAAATAGAAAAGCTGTAGGTTCAGTTATAGAATCTTCATTAGATAAAGGTCGTGGTTATGTAGTTACTGTTTTGGTACAAAACGGTACTCTTAAACAAGGTGATGTTATTTTAGCCGGAACTCATTATGGTAGAGTTAAGGCTATGTTTAATGAGAGAAATCAAAGAATAACAGAAGCAGGACCTGCAGAGCCTGTTCTTATCTTAGGTCTTAATGGCGCTCCTCAAGCAGGAGATGTTATTAATGTTATGGAAACAGAACAAGAAGCTCGCGATATAGCAACAAAAAGAGAACAATTACAAAGAGAACAAGGATTACGTACTCAGAAGTTATTAACTCTTGATGATATTGGTCGCCGTATAGCTATTGGAAACTTCCAACAACTTAACATTATTGTTAAAGGAGATGTTGACGGTTCGGTTGAAGCTTTATCGGATTCATTAATAAACTTATCTACAGAACAAATACAAGTTAATGTTATTCATAAGGGTGTAGGTCAAATCTCTGAGTCTGACATTATACTTGCAGCTGCTTCTGATGCTATTATAGTAGGTTTCCAAGTTCGTCCATCGCAAGCTGCTCGCAAGTTAGCAGATAAAGAAGGAGTAGACGTACGCTTGTATTCTATCATCTATGATACTATTGAAGAAGTAAAGGCTGCTATGGAAGGTATGTTATCTCCTGAAATTAAAGAAGAAATAACTGCTAACGTAGAAGTTCAAGAAGTATTCAAAATAACTAAGGTTGGTACTGTTGCAGGTTGTTTAGTTAGAGAAGGTAAAATTAAGAGAGGTAACAAGATACGCATAATTAGAGATGGTATTGTAGTATATGCAGGAGAACTTGGCTCTCTTAAACGTTTCAAAGAAGATGTTAAGGAAGTAAGTCAAGGTTATGAGTGCGGTCTTAATATTCACAACTATAACGACATAAAAGTAGGCGATATAGTTGAGGCTTACGAAGAAACAGAAGTGAAACAAAAACTATAA
- a CDS encoding ribosome maturation factor RimP (product_source=KO:K09748; cath_funfam=2.30.30.180,3.30.300.70; cog=COG0779; ko=KO:K09748; pfam=PF02576,PF17384; superfamily=74942,75420) has translation MIDKNIVRGIIESYFVDSDKYLTELEVKSDNKILVEIDSDTSISIEDCILLTKHIESKLNRDDEDYELEVGSAGISQPFKTLRQYKKNIGNEVEVLAKDGKKYSGVLKDANDKNIVLSIEKKIKPEGAKRKITVNEEIEFTYEEIKFTKYIIRFK, from the coding sequence ATGATTGATAAAAACATAGTTAGGGGTATAATTGAATCTTACTTTGTCGATTCTGACAAATACTTGACAGAGTTAGAGGTAAAGTCGGACAATAAAATTTTAGTTGAAATAGACAGCGACACTTCAATCTCTATAGAAGATTGTATATTGCTAACCAAGCATATAGAATCAAAACTAAATAGAGACGATGAGGATTACGAATTGGAAGTAGGCTCGGCTGGCATATCTCAACCTTTTAAGACTTTAAGACAATATAAAAAAAATATTGGAAACGAAGTTGAAGTATTAGCTAAAGACGGTAAGAAATATTCAGGAGTATTAAAAGATGCCAATGATAAGAATATTGTTTTAAGCATTGAAAAGAAAATAAAACCCGAAGGAGCTAAACGCAAAATTACGGTAAACGAAGAGATTGAGTTTACTTACGAAGAGATTAAATTTACTAAATATATAATAAGGTTTAAGTGA
- a CDS encoding Fe-S cluster assembly ATP-binding protein (product_source=KO:K09013; cath_funfam=3.40.50.300; cog=COG0396; ko=KO:K09013; pfam=PF00005; smart=SM00382; superfamily=52540; tigrfam=TIGR01978) produces the protein MLKIKDLHASINGKEILRGINLQVNAGEVHAIMGPNGSGKSTLSSVLVGNPAFEVTKGEVTFENKNILELLPEERSCLGLFLSFQYPVEIPGVSMVNFMRAAVNEHRKCKGEKALTAGEFLKLMREKQAIVELDTNLVSRAVNEGFSGGEKKRNEIFQMAMLEPKLAILDETDSGLDIDALRIVANGVNKLKTPNNATIVITHYQRLLDYIKPDIVHVLYKGQIIKTGGPELALELEEKGYDWLK, from the coding sequence ATGCTAAAAATAAAAGATTTACACGCTTCCATTAATGGAAAAGAGATATTGAGAGGTATTAATTTGCAAGTAAATGCAGGAGAGGTACACGCAATAATGGGACCTAACGGTTCGGGCAAAAGCACTCTTTCGTCTGTATTAGTAGGTAATCCTGCTTTTGAGGTTACCAAAGGAGAAGTTACTTTTGAAAATAAAAATATATTAGAACTTTTACCCGAAGAACGTTCTTGCTTAGGTCTTTTCCTTAGCTTTCAATATCCTGTAGAGATACCAGGTGTTAGTATGGTTAATTTTATGAGAGCGGCGGTAAACGAACATCGTAAGTGTAAAGGAGAGAAAGCTCTTACTGCAGGTGAGTTTCTTAAGTTGATGAGAGAGAAGCAAGCTATAGTTGAGCTTGACACAAATCTTGTGAGTCGTGCGGTAAATGAAGGTTTCTCGGGTGGAGAAAAGAAACGTAACGAGATATTCCAGATGGCTATGCTTGAGCCTAAACTTGCAATACTCGACGAAACTGACAGCGGACTTGACATTGATGCTCTTAGAATAGTAGCCAATGGTGTAAACAAACTAAAGACTCCTAATAACGCAACAATAGTAATAACTCACTATCAGCGTTTATTGGATTATATAAAACCTGATATTGTGCACGTTCTTTACAAAGGACAGATTATAAAAACAGGTGGTCCGGAACTTGCTTTAGAATTAGAAGAAAAAGGATACGACTGGTTAAAATGA
- a CDS encoding O-6-methylguanine DNA methyltransferase (product_source=TIGR00589; cath_funfam=1.10.10.10,3.30.160.70; cog=COG0350; pfam=PF01035; superfamily=46767,53155; tigrfam=TIGR00589), whose amino-acid sequence MVKNKDKRIVSIANIETDLGLMIAGATDEGVCMFEFADYKLIDLELRQLGEHFKASLVSGENLHFDTLRKQINEYFDGRRREFDIPLDLVGTEFQKTVWLSLLNVPYGCTTNYGKQAEMIGKSSSVRAVANANGKNKISIILPCHRVVGINGSLTGYGGGLWRKKKLLELEQANISQK is encoded by the coding sequence ATGGTAAAAAACAAAGATAAGCGTATTGTAAGTATTGCAAATATAGAAACAGATTTGGGTTTGATGATTGCGGGAGCAACAGACGAGGGGGTGTGTATGTTTGAGTTTGCCGACTACAAATTAATTGATTTGGAGTTGAGGCAACTTGGTGAGCATTTTAAGGCTTCGCTTGTGTCGGGCGAAAACTTGCATTTTGATACACTTCGTAAACAAATAAATGAATACTTCGATGGCAGACGCCGTGAGTTTGATATTCCGTTGGATTTAGTTGGAACTGAGTTTCAAAAAACAGTTTGGCTTTCGTTGTTGAATGTGCCATACGGTTGTACTACAAACTACGGCAAGCAAGCCGAGATGATAGGCAAGTCTTCGTCTGTTAGAGCGGTGGCAAACGCCAACGGAAAGAATAAAATATCTATTATTCTTCCTTGCCACCGAGTTGTCGGAATTAATGGTTCGCTTACCGGTTATGGCGGCGGACTTTGGAGAAAAAAGAAACTATTGGAATTAGAGCAAGCTAATATTTCTCAAAAGTAA
- a CDS encoding Fe-S cluster assembly protein SufB (product_source=KO:K09014; cog=COG0719; ko=KO:K09014; pfam=PF01458,PF19295; superfamily=101960; tigrfam=TIGR01980) gives MSEDNNILDDFTNKEYEYGFVTDVETEFIPKGLNEDIVRLISRKKSEPEWLLDFRLKAFRYWLTMKMPNWAFLNIPNIDYQDIIYYADPTTKKGPKDLSEVDPEILKTFDKLGIPLHEQKMFSGIAVDAVMDSVSVQTTFKKDLAEKGIIFCSFSEAVKDHPDLVKKYMGSVVSYEDNFFAALNSAVFSDGSFVYIPKGVRCPMELSTYFRINAMNTGQFERTLIIAEDDSYVSYLEGCTAPQRDENQLHAAIVEIVVMNRAEVKYSTVQNWYPGDKDGNGGIYNFVTKRAICKGEQSKVSWTQVETGSAITWKYPSCILMGDNSIGEFYSVAVTNNHQQADTGTKMIHIGKNTKSTIVSKGISAGKSNNSYRGLVKITSNAENARNHSQCDSLLLGNTCGAHTFPYMDIQNNTGIVEHEATTSKISEDQIFYCNQRGIKTEDAIGLIVNGYAKEVLNKLPMEFAVEAQKLLQISLEGSVG, from the coding sequence ATGTCTGAAGATAATAATATATTAGATGATTTTACTAACAAAGAGTATGAATACGGCTTTGTTACCGATGTTGAAACAGAATTTATTCCAAAAGGATTAAACGAAGATATAGTACGTCTTATCTCACGTAAAAAGTCAGAACCAGAGTGGCTTCTCGACTTTCGTCTTAAAGCTTTTCGTTATTGGCTTACAATGAAGATGCCTAACTGGGCTTTCCTTAATATTCCAAATATAGACTATCAAGATATTATATACTATGCCGACCCTACAACAAAGAAAGGACCTAAAGACCTTTCGGAAGTAGACCCAGAGATACTTAAAACATTCGACAAACTGGGAATTCCTTTGCACGAACAAAAAATGTTTAGTGGTATTGCCGTTGATGCTGTGATGGATAGTGTATCTGTGCAAACAACTTTTAAGAAAGATTTGGCAGAGAAAGGAATAATATTCTGCTCGTTTAGCGAAGCAGTGAAAGACCACCCCGACTTAGTAAAGAAATATATGGGGAGCGTTGTTTCTTATGAAGATAATTTCTTTGCGGCTCTTAATTCGGCAGTGTTTAGCGATGGCTCATTTGTTTATATCCCTAAAGGAGTTAGATGCCCAATGGAGTTGTCTACTTACTTTAGAATTAATGCTATGAACACTGGTCAGTTTGAAAGAACATTAATTATAGCCGAAGACGATTCGTATGTTAGTTATCTCGAAGGTTGTACAGCTCCACAGAGAGATGAAAATCAACTTCACGCAGCTATAGTAGAGATAGTTGTAATGAATCGTGCGGAAGTAAAATATTCAACTGTTCAGAATTGGTATCCAGGAGATAAAGATGGTAATGGCGGTATATATAATTTCGTTACTAAGCGTGCAATCTGTAAGGGAGAGCAATCTAAAGTATCGTGGACTCAAGTAGAAACCGGTTCGGCTATTACTTGGAAGTATCCAAGTTGTATTTTAATGGGCGATAATTCTATAGGCGAGTTTTATTCTGTAGCTGTTACAAACAATCATCAACAAGCCGACACGGGAACAAAGATGATACACATAGGAAAGAATACTAAAAGTACTATTGTTTCTAAAGGAATATCGGCAGGCAAGAGTAACAATAGCTATAGAGGATTAGTAAAAATAACTTCTAATGCCGAGAATGCACGAAACCATTCGCAATGCGATAGTTTATTGCTTGGAAATACTTGTGGGGCTCATACCTTTCCTTATATGGATATACAAAATAACACTGGAATAGTAGAACACGAAGCTACAACTTCTAAGATAAGCGAAGACCAGATATTCTACTGCAATCAACGAGGTATTAAAACTGAAGATGCAATAGGTTTGATAGTTAACGGATATGCTAAAGAAGTGCTTAATAAACTTCCAATGGAGTTTGCGGTGGAAGCTCAGAAGCTACTTCAAATTAGTCTTGAAGGAAGTGTAGGGTGA
- a CDS encoding membrane protein required for colicin V production (product_source=KO:K03558; cath_funfam=3.40.50.10190; cog=COG1286; ko=KO:K03558; pfam=PF02674; superfamily=103473; transmembrane_helix_parts=Outside_1_3,TMhelix_4_19,Inside_20_25,TMhelix_26_46,Outside_47_65,TMhelix_66_88,Inside_89_100,TMhelix_101_123,Outside_124_172), whose amino-acid sequence MLDIVIIICLAIGLIKGLFDGFIKQVISFVGILVAILSAGAVAVPLKEFLSELFTEQAISDSVLTWSAYVLAFIVIIIACSIIGKIISKVINMTPAKPLNIMLGAMFGVFWWIVCLSIVFNVLASFEKNLEVIPKQTKENSVLYEGVKDVLPTIFPVIKNYFDTYIPDTAYV is encoded by the coding sequence ATGTTAGATATAGTAATAATAATTTGCTTAGCAATTGGTTTGATAAAAGGCCTGTTCGATGGATTCATCAAACAGGTCATTTCGTTTGTGGGTATATTAGTAGCCATACTTTCGGCAGGAGCAGTAGCTGTTCCATTAAAAGAATTTTTATCGGAACTATTTACCGAACAAGCTATCTCAGACTCTGTGCTAACATGGTCGGCTTATGTTTTAGCTTTTATTGTAATTATAATAGCGTGCTCTATTATTGGTAAAATAATAAGCAAAGTTATTAATATGACTCCGGCTAAACCTCTGAATATTATGTTGGGGGCTATGTTTGGTGTCTTCTGGTGGATAGTTTGCTTGAGCATAGTGTTTAATGTGTTGGCTTCGTTTGAGAAAAATTTAGAAGTTATACCAAAACAAACAAAAGAAAATTCCGTTCTTTATGAAGGGGTGAAAGATGTATTACCTACAATATTCCCTGTGATAAAGAATTATTTCGATACATATATACCTGATACAGCTTATGTCTGA